Proteins from a single region of Belliella baltica DSM 15883:
- a CDS encoding tetratricopeptide repeat protein has translation MTGDFENEWNNDKELVKRFENSLKANLDLYFEEEELEDIIRFYFENQKFLKALRASTHALEKFPFSIEIKLLKAQCLIFNDELEEGLELLENINNISPNNEEIILALTNAMMISGSIKEAIAILEEFLPLAEDKAEVYYSLGTFYRADDNKEKAVYYYKECVKVKINHEDALFQLAMITEEEGSFNEILEFYQEFIDQDPYSAGAWYNLGVVYNRLGRFEEAIKAYDYALIIDDAFASAYFNLGNAYMNTEQFELALEAYQNTINCEGTNSENCCYMGAAYEKLGQIDQAFKYFKKSAKLDPEYEDAWFGLGMCMLKKEKFFEAIHYFKKAIKLSDDNANYWVGLADAEYQLGNLHASSEAYEEAINLEPGIVETYINLSIIYFDQNRFEEAEDVIKEGIEELPENSELYYRLVVYLIKAGKYKEAFTYLENALTLDFEKHTILYDLMPEVKHQKAIFKIISQFKEGSSPS, from the coding sequence ATGACCGGAGATTTTGAAAACGAATGGAATAATGATAAAGAGTTGGTAAAAAGGTTTGAAAACTCTCTCAAAGCTAACCTAGACCTTTATTTTGAAGAAGAGGAGCTGGAAGATATCATCCGGTTTTATTTTGAAAATCAAAAATTCCTCAAGGCACTTAGAGCCTCCACACATGCTTTGGAAAAATTTCCATTCAGCATAGAGATCAAATTACTCAAAGCACAATGCCTCATTTTTAATGACGAATTGGAAGAAGGTCTTGAGCTTTTAGAAAATATCAATAATATTTCTCCCAATAATGAAGAAATCATCTTGGCTTTGACCAATGCGATGATGATTTCGGGAAGTATCAAAGAGGCCATAGCTATTCTTGAGGAGTTTCTTCCTTTAGCTGAGGACAAAGCTGAAGTATATTATTCCCTAGGCACCTTTTATAGGGCAGATGATAATAAAGAAAAAGCTGTCTATTACTATAAAGAATGTGTCAAAGTCAAGATCAACCACGAAGACGCACTCTTTCAATTGGCAATGATCACAGAAGAAGAAGGGTCGTTTAATGAAATCTTGGAGTTTTACCAAGAGTTTATAGATCAGGATCCTTATTCTGCGGGAGCTTGGTACAATTTAGGTGTTGTTTACAATCGATTAGGGAGGTTCGAGGAGGCGATCAAAGCGTATGATTATGCATTGATCATTGATGATGCTTTTGCTTCAGCATACTTCAATCTTGGCAATGCTTATATGAATACTGAGCAGTTCGAATTGGCACTCGAAGCGTATCAAAATACGATCAACTGTGAGGGAACAAATTCTGAAAACTGCTGCTACATGGGAGCAGCTTATGAAAAGCTTGGGCAGATCGATCAGGCTTTTAAATATTTTAAGAAATCAGCAAAATTAGATCCTGAATACGAAGATGCGTGGTTTGGCTTAGGAATGTGTATGCTGAAAAAAGAGAAATTTTTTGAGGCAATTCATTATTTCAAGAAAGCAATCAAGTTGTCTGACGATAATGCAAATTATTGGGTTGGCTTGGCAGATGCAGAGTATCAATTGGGAAATCTCCATGCAAGCTCTGAAGCTTATGAAGAGGCAATCAATTTGGAACCTGGAATTGTAGAGACCTATATCAATCTTTCTATTATTTATTTCGATCAAAATAGATTTGAAGAAGCAGAAGATGTCATTAAAGAAGGGATAGAGGAGTTGCCCGAAAACTCAGAGTTATATTATCGCTTGGTAGTCTATCTCATCAAAGCAGGTAAATACAAAGAAGCCTTTACTTATTTAGAAAATGCATTAACTTTGGACTTTGAAAAGCATACGATATTGTATGATTTGATGCCTGAGGTAAAGCACCAAAAGGCTATTTTCAAGATTATCTCTCAATTTAAGGAAGGTTCTTCGCCTTCTTGA
- a CDS encoding tyrosine-protein phosphatase: MSIFDIFRRSKSNNSQENLRLDWMQIDMHSHLIPGIDDGAKTLEQSIELIQRLKGYGIKKIITTPHIMWEFYKNTPEIITNGIKALQEELSNQEIDIEILGAAEYYLDEFFFEKIKKGEQLLTVSDNLILVETGFIEKPAILLETLFELELQHYKPILAHPERYFYLLNDKKLVQDLLDREVYFQINLLSLTGFYSKESRVFAETLIDENRIKLVGTDCHNGKYLDALETLPQSKYYEKLQELDLLNKTL; the protein is encoded by the coding sequence ATGAGTATTTTTGATATTTTTAGAAGGAGTAAATCCAACAATTCCCAAGAAAACCTTAGGCTTGATTGGATGCAGATAGATATGCACTCTCATCTCATTCCTGGCATAGACGATGGAGCAAAAACATTGGAGCAATCCATAGAATTGATCCAAAGACTCAAAGGTTATGGAATAAAAAAAATCATCACTACGCCCCATATCATGTGGGAATTTTACAAAAATACTCCTGAGATCATAACGAATGGAATCAAGGCACTACAAGAAGAATTGTCAAATCAAGAAATAGATATAGAAATTCTTGGCGCGGCTGAGTATTACTTAGATGAATTCTTTTTTGAGAAAATAAAAAAAGGAGAGCAATTATTGACTGTTTCGGACAATTTGATTTTGGTAGAAACTGGTTTTATTGAAAAACCAGCTATTTTACTAGAAACCTTGTTTGAACTTGAGCTTCAACATTACAAACCTATCTTGGCACATCCAGAAAGATATTTCTATTTATTGAATGATAAAAAGCTGGTTCAGGATTTATTGGATAGAGAAGTTTATTTTCAAATTAATCTTCTTTCTTTGACTGGTTTTTATTCCAAAGAAAGCAGGGTATTTGCCGAGACGCTTATAGATGAAAACCGTATAAAACTGGTGGGAACTGATTGCCACAATGGAAAGTACCTAGATGCTTTGGAGACATTGCCTCAAAGCAAGTATTATGAAAAATTACAGGAATTAGACTTGTTGAACAAAACCCTATGA
- a CDS encoding SDR family NAD(P)-dependent oxidoreductase, whose protein sequence is MKILITGASGLVGSYIAKRFFALGEIHALKRPQSDDSLLQDKRVKWIEGDINDYQSLEAAFEGMDMIIHVAGLVSYLDKDKKALMDVNLIGTANVVNVMLQKNIKKLIHISSVAALGRTPEAFTVTESQKWTESPLNSPYAISKYLGELEVWRAAQEGLDVIVVYPSVVLGRITDDRTSTKIYDYVLKENSYYPAGIINYVDVRDVAEAVAQCYIKETWGMRYIINAGSIPYKQFFEKLGKAFGKKPPTKPISNGMLKIVLAASWLGRLLGLSKIPISPQSAKLAQLKFSMSNERIKKELNFEFKTLEETISWAKENES, encoded by the coding sequence ATGAAGATTCTCATAACAGGTGCTTCAGGATTGGTAGGAAGTTATATTGCCAAAAGATTTTTTGCACTGGGAGAAATCCATGCGCTCAAAAGACCTCAAAGTGACGATTCACTACTTCAAGACAAGAGAGTCAAGTGGATAGAAGGGGATATTAATGATTATCAATCTTTAGAAGCTGCATTTGAAGGCATGGATATGATTATACATGTTGCAGGATTGGTTTCATATCTTGATAAAGATAAAAAAGCATTGATGGATGTAAATCTGATTGGAACGGCCAATGTGGTCAATGTAATGCTTCAAAAAAACATCAAAAAACTGATTCACATTAGTTCTGTCGCTGCATTAGGAAGAACTCCAGAGGCTTTCACTGTAACGGAAAGCCAAAAATGGACAGAATCTCCCCTCAATTCACCTTATGCAATTTCAAAATATTTGGGAGAATTGGAAGTGTGGAGAGCGGCTCAAGAAGGCTTGGATGTTATTGTAGTCTATCCTTCAGTTGTTTTAGGAAGGATTACAGATGATCGAACAAGCACAAAAATCTATGATTATGTACTGAAAGAGAATTCTTATTATCCAGCTGGAATCATCAATTATGTAGATGTAAGAGATGTAGCAGAGGCCGTCGCACAATGCTACATAAAAGAAACTTGGGGAATGCGCTACATCATCAATGCAGGCTCAATTCCATACAAGCAATTTTTTGAAAAACTGGGTAAAGCATTTGGAAAAAAGCCCCCAACTAAACCGATTAGTAACGGTATGCTCAAAATCGTGCTAGCAGCTTCTTGGCTTGGAAGACTATTAGGATTGAGCAAGATTCCAATTAGTCCACAATCTGCCAAACTTGCCCAACTTAAATTCAGCATGTCTAATGAAAGAATCAAGAAGGAGCTCAATTTTGAGTTTAAGACATTAGAAGAAACCATATCTTGGGCAAAAGAGAACGAATCCTAG